ACTGGACCACGCCGTGGACCTACGCCGACATCATCGAGGTGGTCTCCACCGCGGGTGCCGCGCTCGACATCGTCGTGCTGCCGAAGGTCACCGACGTTTCGCACATCGAGGCGCTGCATCTGCTGCTGAGCCAGCTCGAGACGACGCACGGTCTGCCGGTCGGGCGCATCGGGATCGAGGCGCAGATCGAGAATGCTCAGGGACTCACCAACATTGACGCGATCGCGGCCGCGCCGCGGGTGCAGGCGCTGGTGCTCGGGCCCGCCGACATGGCGGCCAGCCTGAACATGCGGACACTCGAAGTGGGGGAGCAGCCCGAGGGTTACGACGTCGGCGACGCCCACCACCACGTGCTGATGCGGATCCTGATCGCGGCGCGCACGCACGGTGTGCTGGCGATCGACGGCCCCTACCTCAAGGTTCGCGACGTCGACGGGTTCCGGCGGGTGGCCGGACGGTCGGCGGCGCTCGGCTACGACGGCAAATGGGTGCTGCATCCGGACCAGATCGCCGCGGGCAACGACATTTTCAGTCCGCGGCAGAAGGATTACGACCACGCCGAGCTGATCCTCGAGGCCTACGAGTGGCACACTTCGCGGGCCGGCGGCGCCAGGGGCGCGGCGATGCTGGGTGACGAGATGATCGACGAGGCGAGCCGGAAGATGGCCCTGGTGATCGCCGGGAAGGGCCGCGCCGCAGGCATGAAGCGCGAGGGTGAGCCGTTCCGGCCGCCTCAGTGAACTTGGGCGCGGCTCAGATCCACTGCCATCCGCTGGCGATCAGCGCGACGTAGAGCACCAGGTAGATCAGGTATCCCGCGATCGTCAGCCCACCGATGATCGTGGCGGCCAACGCGATTCCGTAGCCGTCCTGCCTGGTGCGCCTGGTCTCGCGGATCGCGATCACGCCGAGGATGACGCCGGCGATCGCGCTCACGCCGCAGCAGATCACGCCGAGCACCGACGCGACCAGCCCACCGATGGCCTTGCCGTTCGTGCCGGGCGGCTTGCCGACCGGATAGGGGCTGTAGCCGTAGGGACCCGCCGGCGGATAGCCCCAGTACGGCGGCGGATAACCGGGCACCGGCGGCGGCAGATTGTCGGGATAGTCGACCGGCGCGAACGATTCGCCTTGCTGGCCAACGTCTTCCAGCGGCGGGTACTCCCTGGGCTCGTCCGGACCCGGCCCCGTCACCGGTTCAACCGCCGGCCAGCATCGCGATGCCGATCACCACGGTCAGGAAGAACGTCGCCGCGCCGACGGCGATGCCGGCGATCGCCATGGTGCGGCCGCCTTCACCGGTGTCCTTGATCTGGTTGAGCGCAACGACGCCGAGCACGATCCCGACGATCGAGGCGATGCCGCAGAAGAACGGGACCACGCCGATCAGCGACGCCACCAGCGAGCCGATCGCCATCGCGTTCGTCTTCTGTCCCGGCGGCGCCGGATAACCGGGTGCCGGGTACGCACCGTAGGGCGGTGGCGCGCCGTATGGCGGGGGCGGCGGATAGGCGGGCGCCCCGAATGTGGACGGGTCGGGGTAGGGCGGGGGATAGGCGCCGGGCGGAGGGGGTGGGTTATGACCCGGCGGGGGTGGATAGGCGCCCGGCTGCGCAGGCGGATATCCCGGCGGCGGATACGCCGGCGGGTAGTTCGTCGTGGGGTCGTACGCGCCGTATGCCGGCGTCGACGCCGAGGGGTCCACGCCGGATTCCTGGGCTTCTGAAGGAGGATCGGTGTCTTCGGGCATGTCCTCGATCGGCGGCGCCTCGTGGCCGCTCGACGACTCGGACGCACCATCGGCGGGCTCGGATGGTGCCGTTCGTGCCGCGTCGTCGTCCGGATTTGTCATGCTTGTCAACCTAGCGCACGGATCGGGCACCTTCGTGGGCGTCCGATCGTTGGTCCGGGTGAGAGCAGCAACCTGATCGAGCGCGCACGAAAGCGAGAAAGAGGACCCATGACCAGCCCGTTTCAACCTGGATCGAATGCCGGTGCAACGCCAGGCGGTGCGAGCGCGGGCCGCGGCCCTGGTGGTCTGCCCACGCCGCCGAAAGGCTGGCCGATCGGTTCGTACCCGACCTACGCCGAGGCGCAGCGGGCAGTGGATTACCTGTCGGATCAGGAATTCCCCGTGCAGCAGGTGACGATCGTCGGTGTCGACCTCATGCAGGTCGAGCGTGTCACCGGACGCCTGACCTGGCCCAAGGTGCTCGGTGGCGGCGTCCTCACCGGCGCCTGGCTGGGTCTGTTCATCGGCCTGATACTCGGGTTCTTCAGCCCGAGCCCCTGGGGCGCGCTGGCCACCGGCCTGATCGCCGGTGTGTTCTTCGGCTTGATCACGTCCGCGATTCCCTACGCGATGGCTCGTGGCACAAGAGATTTCAGCTCGACGCTGCAACTGGTCGCCGGTCGCTACGACGTGCTGTGCGATCCGCAGAACGCCGAACGCGGCCGGGATTTGCTGGCGCGCTTGACCATCTGAGCCCTCCGGCCGTAGCCCGTTTTCGGGCAATTTGTGCACGTTAGCAATTGCGTAACGGTGTGCGACGCGCGCACCCGAAGTGTTGCAAATCACGTGGTTGTCGCAATACGGTTTGCGCGCGGGGAGTTCCCGCACCGGCCGCTGCAGGGCGGTGACAACGAAAAGCGGATGGAGGCGGGTGGTGCGTCCTCGTCGGCTAGGTGCCGCGGCGATGGCTGCGCTGACGA
The window above is part of the Mycolicibacterium rutilum genome. Proteins encoded here:
- a CDS encoding DUF4190 domain-containing protein is translated as MTNPDDDAARTAPSEPADGASESSSGHEAPPIEDMPEDTDPPSEAQESGVDPSASTPAYGAYDPTTNYPPAYPPPGYPPAQPGAYPPPPGHNPPPPPGAYPPPYPDPSTFGAPAYPPPPPYGAPPPYGAYPAPGYPAPPGQKTNAMAIGSLVASLIGVVPFFCGIASIVGIVLGVVALNQIKDTGEGGRTMAIAGIAVGAATFFLTVVIGIAMLAGG
- a CDS encoding general stress protein — protein: MTSPFQPGSNAGATPGGASAGRGPGGLPTPPKGWPIGSYPTYAEAQRAVDYLSDQEFPVQQVTIVGVDLMQVERVTGRLTWPKVLGGGVLTGAWLGLFIGLILGFFSPSPWGALATGLIAGVFFGLITSAIPYAMARGTRDFSSTLQLVAGRYDVLCDPQNAERGRDLLARLTI
- a CDS encoding HpcH/HpaI aldolase/citrate lyase family protein — its product is MENRYRPRRTVLSVPGSSAKMVEKAKTLAADEVFLDLEDAVAPDAKAEARTRVATALAEPGWAGQLRGVRVNDWTTPWTYADIIEVVSTAGAALDIVVLPKVTDVSHIEALHLLLSQLETTHGLPVGRIGIEAQIENAQGLTNIDAIAAAPRVQALVLGPADMAASLNMRTLEVGEQPEGYDVGDAHHHVLMRILIAARTHGVLAIDGPYLKVRDVDGFRRVAGRSAALGYDGKWVLHPDQIAAGNDIFSPRQKDYDHAELILEAYEWHTSRAGGARGAAMLGDEMIDEASRKMALVIAGKGRAAGMKREGEPFRPPQ
- a CDS encoding DUF4190 domain-containing protein, which produces MTGPGPDEPREYPPLEDVGQQGESFAPVDYPDNLPPPVPGYPPPYWGYPPAGPYGYSPYPVGKPPGTNGKAIGGLVASVLGVICCGVSAIAGVILGVIAIRETRRTRQDGYGIALAATIIGGLTIAGYLIYLVLYVALIASGWQWI